The proteins below come from a single Actinomycetota bacterium genomic window:
- a CDS encoding hydrogenase small subunit, whose amino-acid sequence MEKKGVTRRQFLKYAGATAALLGLSESLIPQIAQALEELSSGKPPVLWIQGQNCTGCSVSFLNTNYPMAAEIVLDKLSVRYHPTVMAAAGDKAFGVLEETAKELAGKYVLVVEGPVPTAEGGEYCTFGLEKETVSFNGYQRRKDKPMTAWMEELVPGAAAVVALGNCASFGGIPAANASVTGTKAVQEIVKEIAKDKPVINIGGCPAHPDWFVGTVLDYLINKRVPELDRHNRPKMFFGKLIHENCERRAAFDAGLFLEDWNDDNPDMKLCLFKLGCKGPVTYADCPTRRWNSGVNWCVGANAPCHGCAEPSFYKDLSPLYEPLPEVHFAGLTPMVDTLGWIGAAATAVGIGAHYLYKQLGKKEPEGGES is encoded by the coding sequence GTGGAGAAGAAGGGTGTGACCAGGCGCCAGTTCCTCAAGTACGCCGGCGCCACCGCGGCCCTGCTGGGGTTGAGCGAATCCCTGATCCCGCAGATCGCCCAGGCCCTGGAGGAACTCTCCTCCGGGAAGCCCCCCGTTCTGTGGATACAGGGGCAGAACTGCACGGGATGTTCCGTCTCGTTCCTAAACACCAACTACCCCATGGCCGCGGAGATCGTGCTGGACAAGCTCTCCGTGCGCTACCATCCCACGGTGATGGCCGCGGCGGGGGACAAGGCCTTCGGCGTGCTGGAGGAGACGGCCAAGGAGCTAGCCGGCAAGTACGTGCTGGTGGTGGAGGGCCCGGTGCCCACCGCCGAGGGCGGCGAGTACTGCACCTTCGGCCTGGAGAAGGAGACGGTTTCATTCAACGGTTATCAGCGCCGCAAGGACAAGCCCATGACCGCCTGGATGGAGGAGCTGGTCCCCGGCGCGGCCGCGGTGGTGGCCCTGGGCAACTGCGCTTCCTTCGGCGGCATACCGGCGGCCAACGCCTCGGTGACCGGTACCAAGGCGGTGCAGGAGATCGTCAAGGAGATCGCCAAGGACAAGCCGGTCATCAACATCGGCGGCTGCCCCGCTCACCCGGACTGGTTCGTGGGAACGGTGCTGGATTACCTCATCAACAAGAGGGTCCCCGAGCTGGACCGGCACAATCGGCCCAAGATGTTCTTCGGCAAGCTCATCCACGAGAACTGCGAGCGGCGGGCGGCCTTCGATGCCGGGCTGTTCCTCGAGGACTGGAACGACGACAACCCGGATATGAAGCTCTGCCTCTTCAAGCTGGGCTGCAAGGGCCCGGTGACCTACGCCGATTGTCCCACCCGCCGCTGGAACTCCGGGGTCAACTGGTGCGTGGGGGCCAACGCTCCCTGCCACGGGTGCGCCGAGCCTTCCTTCTACAAGGATCTCTCGCCCCTCTACGAGCCCCTGCCGGAGGTCCACTTCGCCGGTCTCACCCCCATGGTGGACACCCTGGGGTGGATCGGCGCGGCGGCCACGGCGGTGGGCATCGGCGCCCATTACCTGTACAAGCAACTCGGCAAGAAGGAGCCCGAGGGAGGTGAGTCCTGA
- a CDS encoding nickel-dependent hydrogenase large subunit → MAQLISIDPVTRIEGHLRIDVEVENGVVKDAWSSGTMFRGIEMLLKGKHPFDAQQVTERICGVCPLVHGTAASYNLDDALGVELPDNARIIRNLCLGANFIQSHILHFYHLAALDYVDVTAVAKYTGNDPALAALRDKIAALAKAGDVYPFLPRYESDDYVSDPELAAILVNHYVQALEMRKKAQEMLSIFYGRMPSFVGTVPGGVTVHPTVSNIAAFRARLNELRVWIDNVYIQDILTVAGVSAYAPFLTAGDSGGNYLAYGGFDQDSKGAEKFLPRGFITGNNVAAVGELDEDKITESVKYSWYKDEGDWLHPREGMTEPDVHKEGAYSFLKAPRYDGKPMEVGPMARMLVLAGLELSGKRKEKKLMPLIEKLGLASAVDACVQAGKFGILPRHAMRALECKLLADEMDKWLDELKPGEKIWDKKDIPGEAYGRGMVEGPRGALGHWIHIKNKVIDNYQCIVPTTWNAAPRDKNGNRGPIETALIGLPVPDPENPINVVRCVRSFDPCLACAIHVIHPEHNGVKEFRVV, encoded by the coding sequence ATGGCCCAGCTCATCAGCATAGACCCGGTAACCCGCATCGAGGGACACCTCCGCATCGACGTGGAGGTGGAGAACGGCGTGGTCAAGGACGCCTGGTCCTCGGGGACCATGTTCCGGGGCATCGAGATGCTCCTCAAGGGGAAGCATCCCTTCGACGCCCAGCAGGTCACGGAGCGCATCTGCGGCGTGTGTCCCCTGGTGCACGGGACCGCCGCCTCCTACAACCTGGATGACGCCCTGGGCGTGGAGCTCCCGGACAACGCGCGCATCATCCGCAACCTGTGCCTGGGGGCCAACTTCATCCAGTCCCACATCCTGCACTTCTACCACCTGGCCGCCCTGGACTACGTAGACGTCACCGCGGTAGCCAAGTACACCGGGAACGACCCCGCCCTAGCGGCCCTCCGGGACAAGATAGCCGCCCTGGCCAAGGCGGGGGACGTCTATCCCTTCCTTCCCCGCTACGAGTCCGACGACTACGTCAGCGACCCCGAGCTGGCGGCCATCCTGGTCAACCACTACGTGCAGGCCCTGGAGATGCGCAAGAAGGCCCAGGAGATGCTCTCCATCTTCTACGGCCGCATGCCCAGCTTCGTGGGGACGGTTCCCGGCGGCGTGACCGTGCATCCCACGGTGTCCAACATCGCCGCCTTCCGGGCCCGCCTCAACGAGCTGCGGGTGTGGATCGACAACGTTTATATCCAGGACATACTCACCGTGGCCGGCGTCTCCGCCTACGCCCCCTTCCTCACCGCGGGCGACTCCGGCGGCAACTACCTGGCCTACGGGGGCTTTGACCAGGACTCCAAGGGCGCGGAGAAGTTCCTGCCCCGCGGGTTCATCACCGGGAACAACGTGGCCGCGGTGGGCGAGCTCGACGAGGACAAGATCACCGAGTCGGTGAAATACTCCTGGTACAAGGACGAGGGGGACTGGCTGCATCCCAGGGAGGGCATGACCGAGCCCGATGTGCACAAAGAGGGCGCCTACTCCTTCCTCAAGGCCCCGCGCTACGACGGCAAGCCCATGGAGGTGGGCCCCATGGCCCGCATGCTGGTGCTGGCTGGGCTGGAGCTTTCCGGCAAGAGGAAGGAAAAGAAGCTCATGCCCTTGATTGAAAAACTGGGGCTGGCTTCGGCGGTGGACGCCTGCGTGCAGGCCGGGAAGTTCGGCATCCTGCCGCGCCACGCCATGCGCGCCCTGGAGTGCAAGCTCCTGGCCGACGAGATGGACAAGTGGCTGGACGAGCTCAAGCCGGGCGAGAAGATCTGGGACAAGAAGGACATCCCGGGCGAGGCCTACGGCCGGGGGATGGTCGAGGGTCCGCGCGGCGCCCTGGGGCACTGGATCCACATTAAAAACAAGGTCATCGACAACTACCAGTGCATCGTGCCCACCACCTGGAACGCGGCTCCGCGGGACAAGAACGGCAACCGGGGACCTATCGAGACCGCCCTCATCGGCCTTCCGGTTCCCGACCCGGAAAATCCCATCAACGTGGTGCGCTGCGTAAGGTCCTTCGATCCCTGCCTGGCCTGCGCCATCCATGTCATCCACCCCGAGCACAATGGCGTCAAGGAATTCCGCGTGGTCTGA
- the rsxC gene encoding electron transport complex subunit RsxC produces MSGKATYKTFKGGIHPPYNKELASGKAIRPAPVPSEVFIPLQQHIGAPNEPLVKPGDRVELGEKIGASEAFVSAPVHASVAGMVKDITEVTGFTGAKVKCVVITPDAEQPEFTKQDRDITALSDQEIRDIAREAGLVGMGGAAFPTHVKLTPPKDKPVDTVIINACECEPFLTCDHRVMLERPHDLVQGLKLLMRAVNAKRGIIGIEANKMDAVDAVRGAAKGEAGVEVDILEVKYPEGAEKMLIFALTGRKVPPGKLPSEVGCLVQNVGTAVALYEACAWGKPLYERVLTVTGQGIKDPANLLARVGTPISTLIEACGGFAGQPGKVIMGGPMTGWAQPDTSAPVVKGTSGIVVLTSELVDVGTEEECVRCGKCVDVCPMFLLPNFVVQAVKKEQWDRAEMWGALDCFECGCCSFTCPAYIPHVQYVRKAKAEIAALKRR; encoded by the coding sequence ATGTCTGGAAAGGCGACCTACAAGACCTTCAAGGGAGGCATCCATCCCCCCTACAACAAGGAGCTGGCCTCGGGGAAGGCTATCCGCCCGGCGCCGGTGCCCTCGGAGGTGTTCATCCCCCTCCAGCAGCACATCGGGGCCCCCAACGAGCCCCTGGTCAAGCCCGGGGACCGGGTGGAGCTGGGGGAGAAGATAGGCGCGAGCGAGGCCTTCGTCTCCGCACCGGTGCACGCCTCGGTGGCCGGCATGGTGAAGGACATCACCGAGGTCACCGGTTTCACCGGAGCCAAGGTGAAGTGCGTGGTGATCACCCCGGACGCGGAACAGCCGGAGTTCACCAAGCAGGACCGGGACATCACCGCCCTCTCCGACCAGGAGATAAGGGATATCGCCCGGGAGGCGGGGCTGGTAGGCATGGGAGGAGCCGCCTTCCCCACCCACGTCAAGCTCACCCCGCCCAAGGACAAGCCGGTGGACACGGTGATCATCAACGCCTGCGAGTGCGAGCCCTTCCTCACCTGCGACCACCGGGTCATGCTGGAGCGGCCCCATGACCTGGTGCAGGGGTTGAAGCTGCTCATGCGGGCGGTGAACGCCAAGCGGGGTATCATCGGCATCGAGGCCAACAAGATGGACGCCGTGGACGCCGTTCGCGGGGCGGCCAAGGGCGAAGCGGGCGTCGAGGTGGACATCCTGGAGGTCAAATATCCCGAGGGGGCGGAGAAGATGCTCATCTTCGCCCTGACCGGGAGGAAGGTTCCCCCGGGCAAGCTCCCCTCCGAGGTGGGCTGCCTGGTGCAGAACGTGGGCACCGCGGTGGCCCTCTACGAGGCCTGCGCCTGGGGGAAGCCCCTTTACGAGCGGGTGCTTACCGTCACCGGACAGGGGATTAAGGACCCGGCCAACCTCCTGGCCCGGGTGGGGACCCCCATCTCCACCCTCATCGAGGCCTGCGGGGGCTTCGCTGGCCAGCCGGGGAAGGTGATCATGGGAGGACCCATGACCGGGTGGGCCCAGCCGGATACCTCCGCCCCGGTGGTCAAGGGGACCTCGGGCATAGTGGTCCTCACCTCCGAGCTGGTGGACGTGGGGACGGAAGAGGAATGCGTGCGCTGCGGCAAGTGTGTGGACGTGTGCCCCATGTTCCTCCTACCCAACTTCGTCGTCCAGGCGGTGAAGAAGGAGCAGTGGGACCGGGCGGAGATGTGGGGAGCCCTGGACTGCTTCGAGTGCGGGTGCTGTTCCTTCACCTGTCCCGCCTACATCCCGCACGTGCAGTACGTGCGCAAGGCAAAGGCCGAGATCGCGGCCCTGAAGAGGAGATAG
- a CDS encoding RnfABCDGE type electron transport complex subunit D has protein sequence MKVADKMLVTVSPHLHKKDETIQRAMKDVLIALTPAAVWALVVFGFNVVYILAVSCITAALSEVVMRKIMRRKPTLSDYSAMVTAVLFAFLLPPTTPLWVVAIGAFLAVGIGKELFGGLGKNIFNPAIFARVLLWFSPLAVYTTKFVKPFFWKTSGFFTPIATSINEGAVGRVVYKTLAGNPVDIPTAATPLALLKSGKWLPDMVAGPTPVGATWLNSGGKPSFWSLFLGAKSGCIGEVCILALLIGAAYLLWRRTIDWRIPVGIIGTFFLLTLVTWHHPIYNLFSGGLFLGAFFMATDWVTSPVTRRGKWIFAVGIGATVFIMRFWSLRPEGVAIAIFLWNIGTLVIDRYIAVPKFGEVGAKVFNQLPVLPEPAPEPAKKQA, from the coding sequence ATGAAAGTGGCGGACAAGATGCTGGTCACCGTCTCTCCTCACCTGCACAAGAAGGACGAGACCATTCAGCGCGCCATGAAGGACGTGCTCATCGCGCTGACCCCGGCCGCGGTCTGGGCTCTGGTGGTCTTCGGGTTCAACGTGGTGTACATCCTGGCCGTGAGCTGCATCACCGCGGCCCTCTCCGAGGTGGTCATGCGCAAGATAATGCGGCGCAAGCCCACCCTCTCGGACTACAGCGCCATGGTGACCGCGGTGCTCTTCGCCTTCCTGCTCCCGCCGACCACCCCCCTGTGGGTGGTGGCCATCGGCGCCTTCCTGGCGGTGGGCATCGGCAAGGAGCTCTTCGGCGGCCTGGGCAAGAACATTTTCAACCCGGCCATCTTCGCCCGGGTGCTGCTGTGGTTCTCGCCCCTGGCCGTGTACACCACCAAGTTCGTTAAGCCCTTCTTCTGGAAGACCTCCGGGTTCTTCACCCCCATCGCCACCAGCATCAACGAGGGCGCGGTGGGCAGGGTGGTCTACAAGACCCTGGCCGGCAACCCGGTGGACATCCCCACCGCGGCTACTCCTCTGGCGCTGCTCAAGTCGGGTAAGTGGCTGCCGGACATGGTCGCCGGGCCCACACCGGTGGGCGCCACCTGGTTGAACTCGGGAGGAAAGCCCTCCTTCTGGTCCCTGTTCCTGGGGGCCAAGAGCGGGTGCATCGGCGAGGTGTGCATCCTGGCCCTGCTCATCGGGGCGGCTTACCTCCTGTGGCGGCGCACCATCGACTGGAGGATCCCGGTGGGCATCATCGGTACCTTCTTCCTGCTCACCCTGGTCACCTGGCATCATCCCATATACAACCTCTTCTCCGGGGGGTTGTTCCTGGGAGCCTTCTTCATGGCCACCGACTGGGTGACCAGCCCGGTGACCAGGAGAGGGAAGTGGATATTCGCCGTGGGAATAGGCGCCACCGTGTTCATCATGAGGTTCTGGAGCCTGCGACCGGAGGGCGTGGCCATCGCCATCTTCCTCTGGAACATCGGCACCCTGGTCATCGACCGCTACATCGCGGTGCCCAAGTTCGGCGAGGTGGGAGCGAAGGTTTTCAACCAGCTTCCCGTCCTGCCCGAACCGGCTCCGGAGCCTGCGAAAAAACAGGCCTGA
- a CDS encoding HyaD/HybD family hydrogenase maturation endopeptidase: MSHFVVIGIGNLLHGDDGLGIYAVRRLRERLSGEVELVEGGVLGLDLLPYLEGKEKAIFIDAVDAGDEPGAVFRFSPGQVPRAGTSPPVSLHDLGLYELVGAAQLLEQCPREIIIIAVQVKSLDLGSGLSPEVEAALPVVCRLVEEEVKEG; the protein is encoded by the coding sequence ATGTCTCATTTCGTGGTCATAGGAATAGGGAATCTCCTCCATGGGGATGACGGCCTGGGCATCTACGCCGTCCGCCGCCTGAGGGAGAGGCTCTCCGGGGAGGTGGAGCTGGTGGAGGGAGGCGTACTGGGCCTGGACCTCCTCCCTTACCTGGAGGGCAAGGAAAAGGCGATCTTCATAGATGCCGTGGACGCCGGCGATGAGCCGGGGGCGGTCTTCCGCTTCTCTCCCGGACAGGTGCCGCGTGCCGGAACCTCGCCACCCGTGTCCCTTCACGACCTCGGGCTCTACGAGCTGGTAGGCGCCGCGCAACTGCTGGAGCAGTGCCCGCGGGAGATAATAATCATCGCCGTCCAAGTGAAGAGCCTGGACCTGGGCAGTGGCCTCTCCCCGGAGGTGGAGGCGGCGCTTCCTGTGGTGTGCCGCCTGGTGGAGGAGGAAGTGAAGGAGGGGTAA
- the hypF gene encoding carbamoyltransferase HypF yields MASRKCLDIRVRGIVQGVGFRPFIYRLAREYRLAGWVENTPEGARILACGGRRDLENFLEDISRKAPPAAVIEEIRAEEIPGTGDLPAAAEAVPATGEFRIRESSHAGEKVALVSPDLATCPDCRRELFDPHDRRYRYPFINCTNCGPRFTIIGGIPYDRPLTTMAGFTMCSECEREYNDPADRRYHAQPNACSRCGPRLWLEDERGETVDGDPVVLAARALREGKIVAVKGLGGFQLACDAGSDEAVSRLRERKRRYAKPLAVMVGSLEEAERYCEVSEEERKLLSSPRAPIVLLTEKEGSRLSREVAPGLRNQGLFLPYTPLHHLLMAEAGIPLVMTSGNVSEEPIAKDNGEARRRLAGIADYFLMHDRDILVRYDDSVTSVLLGKEYPLRRARGYAPYPVVLSEGSPVEVLALGAELKNTFCFLRGKHAFLSQHIGDLDNAETLRHFEEAMEAMRRLFSLRPELVAHDLHPDYLSTQLAAEFGLPRVAVQHHHAHIVSCLADGGESGRVIGVSWDGTGYGTDGTVWGGEFLLGDEVEFERAGHLYAFPMPGGEACVKELDRMAFGVLWEVCGGDEGRVLGRYLAFMGRGREGGKSGEACPAKTATAKPSFHVPEGDPRPGRSAWKGFREGGTCPAGEAARGADGDAAAGGEVLWDPGRRAEALAAQLRSGFNTPLTSSAGRLFDAVAALIGLKTRAYYEGQAACELEALASRAPSSLRENTYPVDISEDGRPMVWDTRTMVLAVLEDLSRGTDPATVAARFHAALARGVARMCRALREETGLERVALSGGVFQNRLLTPLVVELLEEKGFRCLLHRRVPCNDGGISLGQAVAAARRWQEGRKA; encoded by the coding sequence GTGGCGTCGAGGAAGTGCCTGGACATCCGGGTGAGGGGCATCGTGCAGGGCGTGGGCTTCCGGCCCTTTATCTACCGCTTGGCCCGCGAGTACCGACTGGCGGGCTGGGTGGAGAACACCCCCGAGGGAGCCCGCATCCTCGCCTGCGGCGGGAGGCGGGACCTGGAGAATTTTCTGGAAGACATTTCCAGAAAGGCGCCTCCCGCGGCGGTGATCGAGGAGATCCGCGCCGAGGAGATCCCCGGAACGGGTGACCTTCCCGCGGCCGCCGAGGCCGTACCGGCCACCGGGGAGTTTCGCATCCGCGAGAGCTCCCATGCCGGGGAGAAGGTAGCCCTGGTCTCCCCCGACCTGGCCACCTGTCCCGACTGCCGGCGGGAACTGTTCGACCCGCATGACCGCCGCTACCGCTACCCCTTCATCAACTGCACCAACTGCGGGCCCCGCTTCACCATCATCGGCGGCATCCCCTACGATCGTCCCCTGACCACCATGGCCGGGTTCACCATGTGCTCGGAATGCGAGAGGGAATACAACGACCCCGCCGACCGGCGCTACCACGCCCAGCCCAACGCCTGTTCCCGCTGCGGACCTCGGTTGTGGCTGGAGGACGAGAGGGGGGAAACGGTGGACGGGGACCCGGTCGTCCTGGCGGCCCGGGCCCTGCGGGAGGGGAAGATCGTGGCCGTGAAGGGGCTGGGAGGTTTCCAGCTGGCCTGCGACGCCGGAAGCGACGAGGCCGTTTCCCGCCTGCGGGAGCGCAAGCGCCGTTACGCCAAGCCCTTGGCGGTCATGGTGGGGAGCCTGGAGGAGGCGGAGAGGTACTGCGAGGTGAGCGAGGAGGAAAGGAAGCTCCTCTCCTCCCCCCGCGCCCCCATCGTGCTGCTTACGGAGAAAGAGGGTTCGCGTCTCTCGCGGGAGGTGGCGCCGGGCCTGCGGAACCAGGGCCTCTTTCTCCCCTACACCCCCCTGCACCACCTACTCATGGCGGAGGCGGGGATCCCCCTGGTGATGACCAGCGGGAACGTGAGCGAGGAGCCCATCGCCAAGGACAACGGTGAGGCGCGCCGCCGCCTGGCAGGCATCGCCGATTACTTCCTCATGCACGACCGCGACATACTGGTGAGGTACGACGACTCGGTGACTTCCGTCCTCCTGGGGAAGGAATACCCCCTGCGCCGGGCTCGGGGTTACGCGCCCTACCCGGTAGTCCTGAGCGAGGGGAGCCCGGTGGAGGTCCTGGCCCTGGGGGCGGAGCTCAAGAACACCTTCTGTTTCCTGCGCGGGAAGCACGCCTTCCTGAGCCAGCACATTGGGGACCTGGACAACGCGGAGACCCTCCGACACTTCGAGGAGGCTATGGAGGCCATGCGGCGCCTATTCTCCCTCCGGCCGGAACTGGTGGCCCACGACCTCCACCCGGACTACCTCTCCACCCAGCTGGCCGCGGAGTTCGGGCTCCCCCGCGTGGCCGTGCAACACCACCACGCACATATAGTGAGCTGCCTGGCGGACGGAGGGGAGAGCGGCCGGGTCATCGGTGTCTCCTGGGACGGCACCGGCTACGGCACGGACGGCACGGTCTGGGGTGGGGAATTCCTCCTCGGCGACGAGGTGGAGTTCGAGCGCGCCGGACACCTGTACGCCTTTCCCATGCCGGGCGGGGAGGCCTGCGTGAAGGAGCTGGACCGCATGGCCTTCGGAGTCCTGTGGGAGGTCTGCGGGGGAGACGAGGGGCGGGTGCTGGGAAGGTATCTCGCCTTCATGGGGAGAGGGAGGGAAGGAGGGAAGAGCGGGGAGGCCTGTCCGGCGAAGACCGCCACGGCTAAGCCGTCTTTCCACGTCCCCGAAGGCGACCCTCGCCCGGGAAGGTCGGCTTGGAAAGGATTCCGGGAAGGGGGAACCTGTCCAGCAGGGGAAGCCGCGCGGGGAGCGGATGGGGACGCTGCGGCCGGCGGTGAGGTGTTGTGGGATCCCGGGCGACGGGCGGAGGCCCTCGCCGCCCAGTTGAGGAGCGGTTTCAACACCCCTCTCACCTCCAGCGCCGGGCGGCTCTTCGACGCTGTGGCCGCCCTCATCGGCCTTAAGACGCGCGCCTACTACGAGGGGCAGGCGGCCTGCGAGCTGGAAGCCCTGGCCTCGCGCGCCCCCTCCTCCCTGCGGGAAAATACCTACCCCGTCGACATCTCCGAGGATGGACGTCCCATGGTGTGGGACACCCGGACCATGGTCCTGGCGGTGCTCGAGGACCTTTCCCGGGGCACCGATCCGGCCACGGTCGCCGCCCGTTTCCACGCCGCCCTGGCCCGGGGGGTGGCGAGGATGTGCCGGGCCCTGCGGGAGGAGACCGGCCTGGAGAGGGTGGCCCTGAGCGGGGGCGTATTCCAGAACCGCTTGCTCACCCCCCTAGTGGTGGAACTCCTGGAAGAGAAAGGATTCCGGTGCCTTCTGCACCGCAGGGTGCCCTGCAACGATGGGGGTATCTCCCTGGGCCAGGCGGTGGCCGCGGCGAGGCGGTGGCAGGAGGGTCGCAAGGCATGA
- a CDS encoding HypC/HybG/HupF family hydrogenase formation chaperone, with protein sequence MCLAIPAEVVELQENETALVEIGGVRKVVSLMLLDGVKVGDYVLVHAGFAMEKVDREEAERTLAILEEAAEYGPLYE encoded by the coding sequence ATGTGCTTGGCCATACCCGCTGAGGTCGTGGAACTGCAGGAGAACGAGACCGCGCTGGTGGAGATCGGAGGGGTGCGCAAGGTGGTGAGCCTCATGCTCCTGGACGGCGTGAAGGTGGGAGATTACGTCCTGGTCCATGCCGGCTTCGCCATGGAGAAGGTGGACCGCGAAGAGGCGGAGAGGACCCTGGCCATCCTGGAGGAGGCCGCCGAGTACGGGCCCCTTTACGAGTAG
- the hypD gene encoding hydrogenase formation protein HypD codes for MKYLDEYRSPAILQGQLRAIRELDTSAVLMEVCGTHTMVISRSGLRPLLTPEVDLVSGPGCPVCVTSERDMGRALALASIEDVILATFGDMVRVPGPQGTLLEASSRGAAVKVVYSPLDAVALARENPDRRVVFLGVGFETTAPTVAAAVLRAREEGLGNFFVLSLHKLIPPALKALVHMEDFSIDGFLLPGHVSVVLGTEAYRFLPREHGIPCVISGFEPADILRAVYLLLRMKAEGKPEVANEYSRAVRPEGNRRARETMCRVFREADAEWRGLGLIPGSGLALREEFADLDAGSWEVEVPEVRERSGCRCGDVLCGRIRPTECPLFARSCTPDSPFGPCMVSSEGTCASYYLYEEEGR; via the coding sequence TTGAAATATCTTGATGAATACCGCTCCCCCGCTATCCTGCAGGGGCAGCTCCGGGCCATAAGGGAGCTCGACACGAGCGCGGTGCTCATGGAGGTATGCGGCACCCATACCATGGTCATCTCCCGCTCCGGGCTGCGTCCCCTGCTGACCCCGGAGGTGGACCTGGTCTCCGGGCCGGGTTGCCCTGTGTGCGTGACCTCGGAAAGAGACATGGGCCGGGCCCTGGCCCTGGCCTCCATCGAGGACGTGATCCTGGCCACCTTCGGGGACATGGTGCGGGTCCCAGGCCCACAGGGGACCCTTCTGGAGGCCTCCTCCCGGGGGGCGGCGGTTAAGGTGGTGTACTCTCCCCTGGACGCCGTGGCCCTGGCCAGGGAGAACCCGGATCGCCGGGTGGTCTTCCTGGGGGTGGGCTTCGAGACCACCGCCCCCACGGTGGCCGCCGCGGTGCTGCGGGCCAGGGAGGAGGGGCTGGGAAACTTCTTCGTCCTTAGCCTGCACAAGCTCATCCCCCCGGCGCTGAAGGCGCTGGTTCATATGGAAGACTTTTCCATAGATGGTTTTCTGCTCCCCGGCCACGTGAGCGTGGTCCTGGGCACGGAGGCCTATCGCTTCCTGCCCCGCGAGCACGGTATTCCCTGCGTGATCTCCGGGTTCGAGCCGGCGGACATCCTGCGCGCCGTGTATCTCCTGCTGCGCATGAAGGCGGAGGGGAAGCCGGAGGTGGCCAACGAGTACTCGAGGGCCGTCCGCCCGGAGGGGAACCGCAGGGCCAGAGAGACCATGTGCCGCGTCTTCCGGGAGGCGGACGCGGAATGGCGGGGCCTGGGCCTCATCCCGGGGAGCGGGCTGGCGCTGCGCGAGGAGTTCGCGGACCTGGACGCCGGTAGCTGGGAGGTGGAGGTCCCGGAGGTGAGGGAGAGGAGCGGCTGCCGCTGCGGCGACGTCCTGTGCGGGAGGATAAGGCCCACGGAGTGCCCGCTGTTCGCCCGCTCCTGCACCCCCGACTCGCCCTTCGGGCCCTGCATGGTCTCCAGCGAGGGGACCTGCGCCTCCTACTACCTTTACGAGGAGGAGGGCCGCTGA
- the hypE gene encoding hydrogenase expression/formation protein HypE, which translates to MAEGRGGTITMAHGAGGSRMLDLLEEVVYPALGKSALPDGEDAAALLLDGAEPGFRLACTTDSFVVKPLFFPGGDIGKLAVCGTVNDLSMRGARPLYLTLGLILEEGLPREVLGRVLSSAGHWAERAGVRIVAGDTKVVEKGAADGMYINTAGVGIIPPGREVSIRGARPGDLLLVSGCVGDHETAVLSRREGFDFQVEVESDCAPLNALVETMLEVGEVHALRDPTRGGLAASLKEMASASGVSLEVREADIPVREGVRAFCEMLGLDPLLLANEGKLLAAVHPESAPAVLEAMRAHPLGREAAVIGSVLEGPRGRVSILTPLGSSRLLRMPSGEHFPRIC; encoded by the coding sequence ATGGCCGAGGGAAGGGGCGGGACCATCACTATGGCCCACGGCGCCGGGGGTTCCCGGATGCTGGACCTCCTGGAGGAGGTGGTCTACCCCGCCCTGGGTAAGAGCGCTCTACCCGACGGGGAGGACGCCGCCGCCCTCCTCCTGGACGGCGCGGAGCCCGGTTTCCGCCTCGCCTGCACCACCGATTCCTTCGTGGTCAAGCCCCTCTTCTTCCCCGGGGGGGACATCGGGAAACTGGCGGTGTGCGGGACGGTGAACGACCTCTCCATGCGCGGGGCCAGGCCCCTTTACCTGACCCTGGGACTCATCCTGGAGGAGGGGCTTCCCCGCGAGGTGCTGGGGCGGGTGCTCTCCTCGGCGGGCCACTGGGCGGAGAGGGCCGGGGTGCGGATCGTGGCCGGGGATACCAAGGTGGTGGAGAAGGGCGCCGCGGACGGGATGTACATCAACACTGCGGGGGTGGGTATCATCCCCCCGGGAAGGGAGGTCTCCATCCGGGGGGCGCGGCCCGGCGATCTCCTGCTGGTCAGCGGGTGCGTGGGGGATCACGAGACCGCGGTGCTCAGCCGCCGGGAGGGCTTTGACTTCCAGGTGGAGGTGGAGTCGGACTGCGCCCCCTTGAACGCGCTGGTGGAGACTATGCTGGAGGTGGGCGAGGTGCACGCCCTGCGGGACCCCACCCGGGGAGGACTGGCGGCCTCCCTGAAGGAGATGGCCTCCGCCTCCGGCGTTTCCCTGGAGGTGAGGGAAGCGGACATCCCGGTGCGGGAAGGGGTGCGGGCCTTCTGTGAGATGCTGGGCCTGGATCCCCTCCTCCTGGCCAACGAGGGGAAGCTCCTGGCCGCCGTGCACCCGGAGTCGGCCCCCGCGGTTCTGGAGGCCATGCGCGCTCACCCCCTGGGGAGGGAGGCTGCGGTCATCGGAAGCGTGCTGGAAGGACCCCGTGGCCGGGTCTCCATCCTCACCCCGCTAGGGTCCTCGCGCCTCTTGCGCATGCCCTCCGGCGAGCACTTTCCCCGCATCTGCTGA